A single genomic interval of Desulfovibrio sp. JC022 harbors:
- a CDS encoding transketolase, with amino-acid sequence MRRTSLDQRSKELRKKIVDVLYHAGRGHIGPSMSLVEILRVLYDSVLEFDSSVIDYAQRDRFILSKGHGCLALYVLLQENGFITNDELFSFCAYDGLVGGHPTAKIPGVEFATGSLGHGLSLAVGIVAALRIDGSKSRVIVVLGDGECGEGSVWEAAMSASRQKLGALTVVVDYNKLQSYGCTEKISGLEPLAEKWRSFGFSTQEVDGHDVNALENVFRELPFETDKPSAIICHTVKGKGIPFAENNPLWHHKTKMSNEDYALMIKSIEEYDA; translated from the coding sequence ATAAGGAGAACTTCTTTGGATCAACGCTCAAAAGAACTTAGAAAAAAAATAGTTGATGTTCTTTACCATGCCGGGCGCGGTCATATCGGCCCATCAATGTCTTTGGTGGAAATTTTAAGGGTGCTCTATGATTCTGTTTTGGAATTTGATTCTTCGGTTATCGATTACGCTCAGCGTGACCGCTTTATTTTAAGCAAGGGGCATGGGTGTCTAGCACTGTATGTGTTGTTACAGGAAAACGGCTTTATCACTAACGATGAGTTGTTCAGCTTTTGTGCTTACGACGGGCTTGTTGGCGGACATCCCACCGCTAAAATTCCCGGAGTGGAGTTTGCCACAGGCAGTCTGGGACATGGACTTTCTCTTGCTGTCGGCATTGTTGCGGCTTTGAGAATAGATGGTTCGAAAAGCAGGGTGATTGTCGTGCTCGGGGACGGTGAGTGTGGTGAAGGTAGTGTCTGGGAAGCGGCAATGAGTGCTTCTAGGCAGAAGCTTGGCGCATTGACCGTGGTTGTAGACTATAACAAATTGCAGTCCTACGGCTGTACCGAAAAGATTTCAGGATTGGAACCGTTGGCGGAAAAATGGCGCAGCTTCGGATTCTCCACACAGGAAGTGGACGGTCATGATGTGAATGCTTTGGAAAATGTTTTCCGGGAACTGCCATTTGAAACGGACAAGCCTTCAGCAATTATCTGCCATACGGTGAAAGGCAAAGGAATTCCTTTTGCCGAGAACAATCCTCTATGGCACCACAAGACCAAGATGTCTAATGAGGATTATGCACTTATGATCAAAAGTATTGAGGAATACGATGCGTAA
- a CDS encoding transketolase family protein: MRKACLEQIYLLAKKDKRVVFVGSDLGAGTLEHFQEEMPERFFMEGIAEGHVVGMACGLAREGKVVYVNTIQSFLTRRCYEQLVLDACLHNLNVRFIGNGGGLVYAPLGPTHWATEDISILRVIPNMTVLAPADAKEMERLMPHTLEHQGPLFIRLAKGYDPIVTEETSFEIGKAYQYREGNDVLILGCGVALGVIKEAGKLLAENGIESSILHLPTVKPLDSEAIIGKARKASCVITVEEHSVLGGLGGAVAEILVEACLPNPLRMKRVGLADSFSENYGTQLQHMNQNGLTAENILIEARKLLDMGH, encoded by the coding sequence ATGCGTAAAGCTTGCCTTGAACAGATTTATCTTCTTGCAAAGAAAGATAAAAGGGTTGTCTTTGTTGGTTCGGATCTCGGTGCGGGAACCCTTGAGCATTTTCAAGAAGAGATGCCTGAGCGGTTTTTCATGGAGGGCATTGCTGAAGGGCATGTAGTCGGCATGGCTTGCGGTCTAGCCAGAGAAGGAAAGGTGGTTTATGTAAATACTATCCAGAGTTTTTTGACTCGGCGCTGTTATGAGCAGCTGGTGCTGGATGCCTGCCTGCACAATTTGAATGTGCGTTTTATAGGCAATGGCGGAGGGCTTGTTTATGCTCCCCTCGGCCCCACCCACTGGGCCACAGAGGATATTTCCATACTCCGGGTCATACCCAATATGACAGTGCTGGCTCCTGCCGATGCAAAAGAAATGGAACGGCTTATGCCGCATACACTTGAACATCAGGGCCCTCTTTTTATTAGGCTTGCCAAGGGGTACGACCCCATTGTGACCGAAGAAACGAGTTTTGAAATAGGAAAGGCCTATCAATACCGGGAAGGAAACGACGTTCTGATTCTGGGTTGTGGAGTTGCTCTCGGAGTCATAAAAGAAGCCGGAAAGCTACTTGCTGAAAATGGTATAGAATCTTCCATCCTGCATCTGCCTACGGTTAAACCTTTGGACAGCGAGGCAATAATAGGCAAAGCGCGAAAAGCGTCCTGCGTGATCACTGTGGAGGAACACAGTGTGCTTGGAGGGCTTGGAGGGGCTGTGGCTGAAATACTGGTTGAAGCCTGCCTGCCCAATCCTTTGCGCATGAAGCGTGTTGGATTGGCAGATTCATTCAGCGAGAATTATGGAACACAATTGCAGCACATGAACC